The Bacteroidales bacterium DNA segment GCCTCACTATACAAATCATCTCCACAGGGAGCATATGTGATCGGGCAAATGTTCATTCCGTAATTTCATTAACCGTTACAACTCCTACCATGTCTTCTCCAACAGCCATCAATTGTGAGAAGTAATCGTTTTTATCAATTTTTTTAATCTTCAATAGCCCTTCCAACTGAACTCCTTCGGGCAATAACCCGTCAAAAAATGGAGGAAATTTGTTGAACCTGAAAGATTTCCCCCTGACCGGCATGG contains these protein-coding regions:
- a CDS encoding HipA N-terminal domain-containing protein, yielding MRRAKVYVKGIEAGTLTEMEKGQDYLFEYLDGYNGLEVSRTMPVRGKSFRFNKFPPFFDGLLPEGVQLEGLLKIKKIDKNDYFSQLMAVGEDMVGVVTVNEITE